A single Streptomyces sannanensis DNA region contains:
- a CDS encoding demethylmenaquinone methyltransferase, with the protein MTRATLDKKPHEVATMFDDVAANYDLTNDVLSLWQDRRWRKEVAKAVNARPAQKVLDLAAGTATSSLPFAATGAYVVPCDFSFGMLREGKRRHSHLPLTAGDATKLPFKDDTFDTVTISFGLRNVVDTDAALREMYRVTKPGGQVVICEFSQPTWAPFRTVYTEYLMRALPPVARAVSSNPEAYVYLAESIRSWPDQPGLAARLQEAGWSKVAWRNLSGGIVALHRGFKR; encoded by the coding sequence GTGACTCGCGCAACCTTGGACAAGAAGCCGCACGAGGTCGCCACGATGTTCGACGACGTGGCGGCGAACTACGACCTGACCAATGACGTGCTCTCGCTGTGGCAGGACCGGCGGTGGCGCAAGGAAGTCGCGAAGGCGGTGAACGCACGACCGGCACAGAAGGTGCTGGACCTGGCCGCCGGCACGGCGACCTCCTCGCTGCCGTTCGCCGCGACCGGGGCGTATGTCGTGCCCTGCGACTTCTCCTTCGGCATGCTGCGGGAGGGCAAGAGGCGCCATTCGCACCTCCCGCTCACCGCGGGCGACGCGACGAAGCTGCCGTTCAAGGACGACACCTTCGACACGGTGACGATCTCCTTCGGGCTGCGCAACGTCGTCGACACGGACGCCGCGCTGCGCGAGATGTACCGGGTGACCAAGCCCGGCGGGCAGGTCGTGATCTGTGAGTTCTCACAGCCGACGTGGGCGCCGTTCCGCACCGTCTACACCGAGTACCTGATGCGTGCGCTGCCGCCGGTGGCCAGGGCGGTCTCGTCGAACCCGGAGGCGTACGTCTACCTGGCCGAGTCGATCCGTTCCTGGCCCGACCAGCCCGGTCTCGCCGCGCGGCTGCAGGAGGCCGGCTGGTCGAAGGTGGCCTGGCGCAATCTGTCCGGCGGGATCGTGGCGCTCCACCGGGGCTTCAAGCGTTAG
- a CDS encoding DUF3152 domain-containing protein: MAAEPRGRRAARRARRRRARIRILTGLAVSGAALTGGVAVVSALDGSSRQDEDRVSASPSARATTEKPVPTSEERPDPGPTPGPATAFPESGPGTFTAAPADGRTYGTGTVQRYRVEIEDGTGLSVRGAAAEIGAVLGDARGWTRDGTHAFRPVDTGRADFVIRIATPATVDRLCGAYGLHTRGEVNCRAGTAVVVNLKRWLQGSPQFDGPVTDYRALIVNHEVGHWLGHGHETCPGPGRPAPAMMQQIKGLKGCVSNAWPYDADGRYLGGPAVP, encoded by the coding sequence ATGGCGGCTGAGCCCCGGGGCCGACGGGCGGCGCGGCGAGCCCGCCGACGGCGGGCCCGCATACGGATCCTGACGGGGCTGGCCGTGTCCGGCGCGGCACTGACCGGCGGGGTCGCCGTCGTGTCGGCCCTGGACGGTTCGTCGCGTCAGGACGAGGACCGGGTCTCCGCGTCGCCGTCGGCCCGTGCCACGACGGAAAAGCCCGTGCCGACATCCGAGGAGAGGCCTGATCCGGGGCCCACGCCGGGACCCGCCACGGCATTTCCCGAATCGGGGCCGGGAACCTTCACCGCCGCCCCCGCCGACGGCCGGACGTACGGCACCGGCACGGTTCAGCGCTACCGCGTCGAGATCGAGGACGGCACCGGGCTCTCCGTACGGGGCGCCGCAGCCGAGATAGGCGCGGTCCTCGGCGACGCACGCGGCTGGACGCGGGACGGCACCCACGCCTTCCGCCCGGTCGACACGGGCCGGGCGGACTTCGTGATACGGATCGCCACCCCGGCCACCGTCGACCGACTCTGCGGGGCGTACGGCCTGCACACTCGCGGCGAGGTCAACTGCCGGGCCGGCACCGCAGTGGTGGTGAACCTCAAGCGGTGGCTGCAGGGATCGCCTCAGTTCGACGGCCCCGTCACCGACTACCGCGCGCTCATCGTCAACCACGAGGTGGGCCACTGGCTGGGCCACGGCCACGAGACCTGCCCCGGGCCGGGTCGTCCCGCCCCGGCGATGATGCAGCAGATCAAGGGGCTGAAGGGCTGCGTGTCCAACGCCTGGCCGTACGACGCCGACGGCAGGTATCTGGGCGGCCCGGCCGTCCCGTAG
- the mqnC gene encoding cyclic dehypoxanthinyl futalosine synthase, translating to MTEKADLQSVLDRAAEGGRITPEEALDLYRSAPLHALGAAADAVRRRRYTGTGHIATYIIERNINYTNVCVTACKFCAFYAAPKDTAKGWTRDLDDILRRCAETVELGGTQIMFQGGHHPDYGVEYYEKHFSAIKKEFPQLVIHSLGASEVEHMARISGVSVEEAIKRIHAAGLDSFAGAGAELLPERPRKAIAPLKESGERWLEIMEIAHKLGVESTSTMLMGTGETNAERIEHLRMIRDVQDRTGGFRAFIPYTYQPENNHLKGRTQATIFEYLRMIAIARLFLDNVAHIQGSWLTTGKEIGQLSLHYGADDLGSIMLEENVVSSAGAKHRSNRLEIIDLIRRAGRVPAQRSTTYEHLVVHDDPANDPVDDRVVSHLSSTAIEGGTAHPELKLLTSD from the coding sequence GTGACCGAGAAGGCCGACCTTCAGTCCGTCCTCGACCGTGCCGCGGAGGGTGGGCGGATCACCCCCGAAGAGGCGCTCGACCTCTACCGCTCCGCGCCGCTGCACGCGCTGGGCGCGGCCGCCGACGCCGTACGCCGCCGCCGTTACACCGGTACGGGCCACATCGCGACGTACATCATCGAGCGGAACATCAACTACACCAACGTCTGCGTCACGGCCTGCAAGTTCTGCGCCTTCTACGCCGCGCCCAAGGACACCGCCAAGGGCTGGACCCGCGACCTCGACGACATCCTGCGCCGCTGCGCCGAGACCGTCGAGCTCGGCGGCACGCAGATCATGTTCCAGGGCGGTCACCACCCGGACTACGGCGTCGAGTACTACGAGAAGCACTTCTCGGCCATCAAGAAGGAATTCCCGCAGCTGGTCATCCACTCCCTCGGCGCGTCCGAGGTCGAGCACATGGCCCGTATCTCCGGCGTGTCCGTCGAGGAGGCCATCAAGCGCATCCACGCCGCGGGCCTCGACTCCTTCGCCGGCGCCGGCGCCGAACTCCTGCCCGAGCGGCCGCGCAAGGCCATCGCCCCGCTGAAGGAGTCCGGCGAGCGCTGGCTGGAGATCATGGAGATCGCCCACAAGCTCGGCGTGGAATCCACCTCCACCATGCTGATGGGCACCGGCGAGACCAACGCCGAGCGGATCGAGCACCTGCGCATGATCCGCGACGTGCAGGACCGTACGGGCGGCTTCCGCGCCTTCATCCCGTACACCTACCAGCCCGAGAACAACCATCTGAAGGGCCGCACCCAGGCGACCATCTTCGAGTACCTGCGCATGATCGCCATCGCGCGGCTCTTCCTCGACAACGTCGCCCACATCCAGGGTTCCTGGCTCACCACCGGCAAGGAGATCGGCCAGCTCTCGCTCCACTACGGCGCGGACGACCTGGGCTCGATCATGCTGGAGGAGAACGTCGTCTCCTCGGCCGGCGCCAAGCACCGCTCCAACCGCCTGGAGATCATCGACCTGATCCGCCGCGCGGGCCGGGTCCCGGCGCAGCGCTCCACGACGTACGAGCACCTCGTCGTCCACGACGACCCGGCGAACGACCCGGTCGACGACCGCGTCGTCTCCCACCTCTCGTCGACCGCGATCGAGGGCGGCACGGCCCACCCCGAGCTGAAGCTCCTCACCTCCGACTGA
- a CDS encoding GNAT family N-acetyltransferase, with the protein MSRTLPSVQLRVPTEEDAFVWHRIFADPEVMEFHGGVPAEPSVYEELTARQRRHDAERGFCLWTVLDADGEVMGFTGAQPWPHEWGPAGEIEIGWRLARSAWGRGYATAAARTALERVRKAGVRNVVAMVDARNERSIAVIRRLGMELAETFTTPVSQRTGHCFRLEL; encoded by the coding sequence ATGAGCCGAACGCTTCCCTCCGTGCAACTGCGTGTGCCCACCGAGGAGGACGCCTTCGTCTGGCACCGGATTTTCGCCGACCCGGAGGTCATGGAGTTCCACGGCGGCGTGCCCGCCGAGCCCTCCGTGTACGAGGAACTGACGGCACGACAGCGCAGACACGACGCCGAACGCGGCTTCTGTCTGTGGACGGTCCTCGACGCGGACGGCGAGGTCATGGGCTTCACCGGCGCCCAGCCCTGGCCGCACGAGTGGGGTCCGGCGGGTGAGATCGAGATCGGCTGGCGGCTGGCCCGGTCCGCCTGGGGCCGGGGCTACGCCACCGCCGCCGCCCGCACCGCCCTGGAGCGGGTACGCAAGGCGGGCGTGCGCAACGTCGTCGCGATGGTCGACGCACGCAACGAACGCTCCATCGCGGTGATACGACGACTCGGCATGGAGCTCGCCGAGACCTTCACGACCCCGGTGTCGCAGCGGACCGGTCACTGCTTCCGGCTGGAGCTCTAG
- a CDS encoding geranylgeranyl reductase family protein, giving the protein MTEPLSEHTADVIVVGAGPAGSTTAYYLAKSGLDVLLLEKTSFPREKVCGDGLTPRATKQLVSMGIDISEEAGWLRNKGLRIIGGGVRLQLDWPELASYPDYGLVRKRDDFDEQLARQAQKAGARLYERCNVGAPVLDDRTGRITGVHARLGEEKRDVTFHAPLVVAADGNSSRLSLAMGLHRREDRPMGVAVRTYFTSPRHDDDYLESWLELWDRRGPGEDRLLPGYGWIFGMGDGTSNVGLGVLNTSASFKELDWREVLKAWCASMPEDWGYTPENMTGPIRGAALPMAFNRQPHYTKGLLLVGDAGGLVNPFNGEGIAYAMESGQIAADVIVQAHARQTPAQRELALRAYPKILKDTYGGYYTLGRAFVKLIGNPKIMKLATQRGLTHPLLMKFTLKLLANLTDPTGGDAMDRIINGLSKVAPKA; this is encoded by the coding sequence GTGACCGAGCCCCTCTCCGAGCACACCGCGGATGTGATCGTCGTCGGGGCCGGCCCAGCCGGTTCGACGACCGCCTACTACCTGGCCAAGTCCGGGCTCGACGTGCTTCTGCTCGAGAAGACCTCCTTCCCGCGGGAGAAGGTCTGCGGCGACGGCCTCACGCCCCGTGCGACCAAGCAGCTGGTGTCGATGGGCATCGACATCTCGGAAGAGGCCGGCTGGCTGCGCAACAAGGGCCTGCGCATCATCGGCGGCGGCGTCCGCCTCCAGCTGGACTGGCCGGAGCTCGCCAGCTACCCGGACTACGGACTCGTCCGCAAGCGCGACGACTTCGACGAGCAGCTGGCCCGCCAGGCACAGAAGGCCGGCGCCCGCCTCTACGAGCGGTGCAACGTCGGCGCGCCGGTCCTCGACGACCGTACGGGCCGGATCACCGGTGTGCACGCCAGGCTCGGCGAGGAGAAGCGGGACGTCACCTTCCACGCGCCGCTCGTGGTCGCCGCGGACGGCAACTCCTCGCGGCTGTCGCTCGCGATGGGCCTGCACCGGCGCGAGGACCGGCCCATGGGTGTCGCGGTGCGCACGTACTTCACCTCGCCCCGCCATGACGACGACTACCTGGAGTCCTGGCTGGAGCTGTGGGACCGCCGCGGACCCGGCGAGGACAGGCTGCTGCCCGGCTACGGCTGGATCTTCGGCATGGGCGACGGCACGTCCAACGTCGGGCTCGGCGTGCTCAACACTTCCGCCTCCTTCAAGGAGCTGGACTGGCGCGAGGTCCTCAAGGCCTGGTGCGCCTCGATGCCCGAGGACTGGGGCTACACACCGGAGAACATGACCGGCCCGATCCGCGGCGCCGCGCTCCCGATGGCCTTCAACCGCCAGCCGCACTACACCAAGGGACTGCTGCTGGTCGGCGACGCGGGCGGGCTGGTCAACCCGTTCAACGGTGAGGGCATCGCCTACGCCATGGAGTCCGGCCAGATCGCGGCGGACGTCATCGTCCAGGCGCACGCGCGCCAGACCCCGGCGCAGCGCGAACTGGCGCTGCGGGCCTACCCGAAGATCCTCAAGGACACCTACGGCGGCTACTACACGCTGGGCCGCGCCTTCGTGAAGCTCATCGGCAACCCGAAGATCATGAAGCTGGCGACCCAGCGCGGCCTGACGCACCCGCTGCTGATGAAGTTCACGCTGAAGCTGCTCGCGAACCTCACCGACCCGACGGGCGGCGACGCGATGGACCGCATCATCAACGGCCTGTCGAAAGTGGCCCCGAAGGCCTGA
- a CDS encoding SigE family RNA polymerase sigma factor, with protein sequence MPPGTEHGSGHDFESFARANQRRLYRTAYLLCGDADTARDLTQTTLAKLFQHWRRASVADHPEAYAKTVLTRTFLAERRRRLRDFLAHTYVVPPRVPEYADLRVTLLSALAELPPRARAMVVLRYWEDLSVQTVAELLQCSEGTVKSQCSRALTRLRARLGEAHIYATEG encoded by the coding sequence ATGCCGCCAGGCACCGAACACGGCTCGGGACACGACTTCGAGTCGTTCGCCCGGGCGAACCAGCGCAGGCTGTACCGGACCGCATACCTGCTGTGCGGGGACGCCGACACCGCACGCGATCTGACGCAGACGACCCTTGCGAAGCTGTTCCAGCACTGGCGGCGGGCGTCCGTCGCCGACCATCCCGAGGCCTACGCGAAGACCGTGCTGACGCGCACCTTCCTCGCCGAGCGGCGACGCCGGCTGCGGGACTTCCTGGCCCACACGTACGTCGTTCCGCCCCGCGTACCCGAGTACGCCGACCTGCGCGTGACGCTGCTGTCGGCGCTGGCCGAACTACCACCCCGTGCCCGGGCGATGGTCGTCCTGCGCTACTGGGAGGACCTGAGCGTCCAGACGGTCGCCGAACTGCTGCAGTGCAGCGAAGGAACGGTCAAGAGCCAGTGCTCGCGCGCGCTGACGCGGCTGCGCGCCCGGCTGGGCGAGGCCCACATCTACGCCACGGAAGGCTGA